The Chryseobacterium suipulveris genome window below encodes:
- a CDS encoding methionine aminotransferase, translated as MIKRKHSGSDLTIFSEMSALALKHSAVNLSQGFPDYEIDERLKKLLAEATMKNFNQYAPMPGNQLLIENLITFNSHRKIPIEVAKENVTISPGASYGIYTALAAILNVGDEVIVLEPNYDSYVPSIEINGGIPVFVSLTDDFRVNFAALGKAINHKTKAIIINSPHNPSGKVWRKEDFDQLAELVEDSQIIIISDEVYDLLTYDETEFYSAFQHPKLRERCFSIFSFGKMFHITGWKVGYVLASEELTSAYRRIHQYLAFSVNAPAQYALAKYLEIFKVEENRKSMQLKRDFFLDAFKDLPFNIKLKAESGYFQIMGYEKISQLSDKDFAVWLTETAKVASIPVSAFYHENRDTFSVRFCFAKKEETVLEAVRNLEKYLM; from the coding sequence ATGATTAAAAGAAAACATTCCGGTTCCGACCTTACGATTTTTTCGGAGATGTCGGCTTTAGCGCTGAAGCACAGTGCGGTGAACCTTTCGCAGGGATTCCCCGATTACGAGATTGATGAACGCTTGAAGAAACTGCTCGCCGAAGCCACGATGAAGAATTTCAACCAGTATGCGCCGATGCCGGGAAATCAACTTTTAATTGAGAATTTGATCACCTTTAATTCTCACAGAAAAATCCCGATCGAAGTTGCCAAGGAAAACGTAACCATTTCTCCCGGTGCGAGTTACGGAATTTATACTGCACTTGCCGCGATTCTAAATGTCGGTGATGAAGTGATTGTGCTTGAACCCAATTATGATTCCTATGTCCCTTCGATTGAGATCAATGGCGGAATTCCGGTCTTTGTTTCATTGACCGATGATTTCAGGGTAAATTTTGCCGCTTTGGGAAAGGCAATCAACCACAAAACGAAGGCGATTATCATTAACTCCCCTCATAATCCTTCTGGGAAAGTTTGGCGAAAAGAAGATTTCGACCAATTGGCAGAACTGGTGGAAGATTCGCAGATCATCATTATTTCTGATGAAGTTTACGATCTCCTCACCTACGATGAAACTGAGTTTTACAGCGCGTTTCAACATCCAAAATTAAGGGAAAGATGCTTCTCTATTTTTTCTTTTGGTAAAATGTTCCATATCACCGGCTGGAAAGTGGGATATGTTTTGGCTTCGGAAGAACTTACTTCGGCATATCGCAGGATTCATCAGTATTTGGCGTTCAGTGTGAATGCTCCTGCTCAGTATGCGTTGGCAAAATATCTGGAAATTTTCAAAGTGGAGGAAAACCGAAAATCAATGCAGCTGAAAAGAGATTTCTTTTTGGACGCTTTCAAAGATTTACCTTTCAACATAAAATTGAAAGCTGAATCGGGATACTTCCAGATTATGGGTTATGAAAAGATCTCGCAACTTTCCGATAAAGATTTTGCAGTTTGGCTTACCGAAACCGCCAAAGTCGCATCCATCCCCGTTTCAGCATTCTACCACGAAAACAGGGATACGTTTTCGGTGCGGTTCTGCTTTGCCAAAAAAGAGGAAACCGTTTTGGAGGCAGTAAGAAATTTGGAGAAATATTTAATGTAA
- a CDS encoding diacylglycerol/lipid kinase family protein, protein MDKVVFIINPFSAKRNYQPFLDSLMKKVENPTYYISDSVEGTEQFIDEHFDNTEIFVAIGGDGTISSVAQKIINTEKILAIFPAGSGNGFSNETNFHKNLDELLQKIKTRNSRQIDTFTVNGKLSINVSGTGFDGKVVKEFEKTNRGFKNYIKVSIQTFFNYKPIKVKFITENYQQHNGKYLMLNIANTRQFGNNAYIAPKASKSDGLVDLVLVKKFPLHYSALFAFRMFTKKLKDDDYVTYLPVSEIEFKVSTKNWHLDGEFNKIKSPIQVKVLPKSLRILI, encoded by the coding sequence ATGGACAAAGTCGTATTCATCATCAATCCTTTTTCAGCGAAACGCAATTATCAGCCGTTTCTCGATTCGCTGATGAAAAAGGTCGAAAATCCCACCTACTACATTTCGGATTCCGTGGAAGGAACGGAACAGTTCATCGACGAACATTTCGACAACACCGAAATTTTTGTGGCAATCGGCGGCGATGGCACGATTTCGTCGGTGGCGCAAAAAATTATCAATACCGAGAAAATCCTCGCGATTTTTCCCGCCGGTTCAGGAAACGGATTTTCCAACGAGACCAACTTCCACAAAAACCTGGACGAGCTTCTGCAGAAAATCAAAACCAGAAACTCACGCCAAATCGATACGTTTACCGTTAACGGAAAGCTGTCCATCAATGTTTCGGGAACGGGTTTCGACGGAAAAGTGGTCAAAGAGTTTGAAAAAACCAACCGTGGTTTCAAAAATTATATCAAGGTTTCAATCCAGACTTTCTTCAATTACAAGCCGATCAAGGTGAAATTCATCACTGAGAATTACCAGCAGCACAACGGAAAATACCTGATGCTGAACATCGCCAACACGCGCCAATTCGGCAACAACGCGTATATCGCACCTAAGGCAAGCAAAAGCGACGGACTGGTTGACCTGGTTCTGGTGAAGAAGTTTCCGCTGCACTATTCTGCACTTTTCGCGTTCAGGATGTTTACCAAAAAACTAAAGGACGACGACTATGTAACTTACCTCCCGGTTTCGGAAATCGAGTTTAAGGTTTCCACAAAAAACTGGCACCTTGACGGGGAATTCAATAAAATAAAGTCGCCGATCCAGGTAAAAGTGCTCCCGAAAAGTTTACGGATTTTGATCTAA
- a CDS encoding RsiV family protein translates to MSDSTKLNKNISAQFSWKILEFPTITKKSLLDSIYSVNDIHLENYSKESLKSALNSKMKDYFSKNKENTKDFPSDLEQTWNEHAEMDVFSRENDFLTLKYTGDGFSGGAHGYYYEYYKVFDLKNNKTLQLSDILMTPESSIWKRALMDNFLKNDLGKDQSQMLLVKEISPNRNFYFDQENIYFLYNQYEIAAYAAGPILIKIPISDVKMMLNSEWLKRMGIK, encoded by the coding sequence GTGAGCGATTCCACAAAGCTCAATAAGAATATTTCGGCACAGTTCTCATGGAAGATATTGGAATTTCCGACGATCACCAAAAAGTCTTTGCTCGACAGTATTTACAGCGTCAACGACATACATCTTGAAAATTACAGCAAAGAAAGCTTGAAATCGGCGCTGAACAGCAAGATGAAGGATTACTTCAGCAAGAATAAAGAAAACACCAAAGATTTCCCGTCCGATCTGGAACAAACCTGGAACGAACATGCTGAAATGGACGTGTTTTCTCGGGAAAACGATTTCCTCACGCTAAAATATACCGGCGATGGATTTTCAGGTGGAGCTCATGGTTATTATTATGAATATTATAAAGTTTTCGACCTTAAAAATAACAAAACATTGCAGCTTTCGGATATTCTAATGACTCCCGAATCCAGTATTTGGAAACGTGCCTTGATGGACAATTTCCTGAAAAACGATTTAGGGAAAGATCAGAGCCAAATGCTACTGGTAAAGGAAATTTCGCCAAACCGCAACTTTTATTTTGACCAAGAAAATATCTATTTCCTCTACAACCAGTACGAGATTGCAGCGTATGCAGCGGGACCGATCCTCATTAAGATTCCAATTTCGGATGTGAAGATGATGTTGAACTCCGAATGGCTGAAAAGAATGGGCATCAAGTAA
- the gyrB gene encoding DNA topoisomerase (ATP-hydrolyzing) subunit B yields the protein MSQKQYTASSIQALEGIEHVRLRPSMYIGDVGARGLHHLVYEVVDNSIDEALAGHCDTINVTIYEGDGISVKDNGRGIPVDFHEKEKKSALEVVMTKIGAGGKFDKDSYKVSGGLHGVGVSCVNALSTSLIANVYRDGKVYEQKYSKGVALADVSEIGTTTDRGTKVFFQPDNSIFQELVYNYDTLAARLRELAFLNKGITITLTDQRQKDENGNFKTETFHSEGGLKEFVEYIDGNRESIMQNVIFMEGNKDDIPVEVAMRYNTSYNENLHSYVNNINTHEGGTHLAGFRRALTRTLKKFADELGLPQKEKVEVTGDDFREGLTAVISVKVMEPQFEGQTKTKLGNSEVSGAVDKIVGEMLTNFLEENPNEAKLIVQKVVLAAKARQAAKKARELVQRKSPMGGSGLPGKLSDCSSKDPEISEIFLVEGDSAGGTAKQGRDRHFQAILPLRGKILNVEKSMLHKVYDNEEIRNIYTALGVSVGTDEDSKALNLTKLRYHKIVIMTDADIDGSHISTLILTFFFRYMKELIENGYIYIAQPPLYLLKKGNRKIYAYNEKEREEKTLEMSPDGKGVEVQRYKGLGEMNPEQLWETTLNPENRILKQVTIESLVEADNTFSMLMGDEVPPRREFIEKNAIYAKIDV from the coding sequence ATGAGTCAAAAACAATATACAGCGAGCAGCATTCAAGCGCTTGAAGGAATCGAACACGTTAGGTTAAGACCGTCAATGTACATCGGTGATGTGGGAGCAAGAGGTCTTCACCACCTGGTTTATGAAGTGGTGGATAACTCGATTGACGAGGCATTGGCTGGACACTGCGACACGATTAATGTAACCATTTACGAAGGCGACGGAATTTCTGTAAAAGATAACGGAAGGGGAATCCCGGTTGACTTCCACGAAAAAGAAAAAAAATCCGCACTGGAAGTAGTAATGACTAAAATCGGAGCAGGGGGAAAATTCGATAAAGATTCCTATAAAGTTTCTGGTGGTCTTCACGGAGTTGGGGTTTCCTGTGTGAACGCGCTTTCAACCTCGCTCATCGCAAACGTGTACCGCGACGGAAAAGTGTATGAGCAGAAATATTCCAAAGGTGTCGCTTTAGCCGATGTTTCAGAAATCGGAACAACGACGGATCGAGGCACAAAGGTTTTCTTCCAACCAGACAACAGCATTTTCCAGGAGCTGGTGTACAACTACGATACTTTGGCGGCACGATTGAGAGAGTTGGCTTTCCTTAACAAAGGGATCACGATCACTTTGACCGACCAAAGACAAAAGGACGAGAACGGAAACTTCAAAACCGAAACCTTCCATTCCGAAGGAGGGTTGAAGGAATTCGTTGAGTATATCGACGGCAACCGCGAAAGCATCATGCAGAACGTGATCTTCATGGAAGGAAACAAGGACGACATTCCTGTAGAAGTGGCGATGCGCTACAACACTTCCTACAACGAAAACCTGCATTCCTACGTCAACAATATCAATACTCACGAAGGAGGAACTCACCTTGCCGGTTTCAGACGAGCTTTAACCAGAACCTTAAAGAAATTTGCAGACGAGCTTGGTCTTCCTCAAAAAGAAAAAGTGGAAGTAACCGGCGACGATTTCCGTGAAGGATTGACTGCCGTGATTTCTGTAAAAGTAATGGAGCCACAGTTTGAAGGGCAAACCAAAACCAAACTCGGAAACTCCGAAGTTTCGGGAGCGGTGGATAAAATCGTGGGCGAAATGCTGACGAACTTTCTGGAGGAAAACCCAAATGAAGCAAAACTGATTGTACAAAAAGTTGTTTTGGCGGCGAAAGCAAGACAGGCAGCGAAAAAAGCGCGCGAACTCGTTCAGAGAAAATCTCCGATGGGAGGAAGCGGACTTCCCGGAAAACTTTCCGACTGCTCGTCAAAAGACCCTGAAATTTCAGAAATCTTTTTGGTAGAGGGAGATTCCGCAGGTGGAACCGCAAAACAGGGACGTGACCGACACTTCCAGGCGATCCTTCCGTTGAGAGGTAAAATCCTGAACGTGGAAAAATCGATGCTCCACAAAGTGTACGACAACGAGGAAATCCGGAACATCTACACCGCACTTGGCGTTTCTGTAGGAACTGATGAAGATTCCAAAGCGTTGAATTTAACAAAACTCAGATACCACAAAATCGTAATCATGACCGATGCGGATATCGACGGTTCCCACATTTCAACACTGATTCTCACCTTCTTCTTCAGATATATGAAGGAACTGATCGAGAACGGTTACATCTACATCGCGCAACCTCCTTTATATTTATTGAAAAAAGGAAACAGAAAAATCTACGCCTACAACGAGAAAGAGCGTGAGGAAAAAACCCTCGAAATGTCTCCGGACGGAAAAGGTGTTGAAGTGCAGCGCTACAAAGGTCTCGGTGAAATGAATCCGGAACAACTTTGGGAAACCACCCTGAATCCGGAAAACAGAATCCTGAAGCAGGTAACAATTGAAAGTTTGGTGGAAGCTGACAATACTTTCTCAATGTTGATGGGTGACGAAGTTCCACCACGAAGAGAGTTTATAGAGAAAAATGCGATTTATGCAAAGATTGACGTTTAA
- a CDS encoding helix-turn-helix domain-containing protein — MKIKPIKTDEQYYEALSRLDEIFDAPENSAEGEEAEILSLLIDNFENEHYKIEAPDPIEAIRIRMEEMDLKQKDLIPMIGSKSKTSEVLNRKKKLSVEMIRNLAERLNISANVLIANYTLK, encoded by the coding sequence ATGAAAATAAAACCTATAAAAACCGACGAGCAATATTATGAAGCTTTGAGCAGGTTGGATGAAATTTTTGATGCTCCCGAAAACTCAGCCGAAGGAGAAGAAGCTGAGATTTTATCATTATTGATAGATAATTTTGAAAATGAGCATTACAAAATTGAAGCTCCGGACCCAATTGAAGCCATAAGAATTAGAATGGAAGAAATGGATTTGAAACAGAAAGATTTAATTCCAATGATTGGTTCCAAAAGTAAAACTTCGGAAGTACTGAACAGAAAGAAAAAACTTTCCGTAGAAATGATTCGCAACCTTGCTGAAAGACTGAATATTTCTGCAAACGTGCTGATTGCAAATTATACCTTAAAATAA
- a CDS encoding type II toxin-antitoxin system HigB family toxin — MKRMIAKRTLKEFWELHSDAEQYLKTWCDIAKNSNWQSPNDVKQSFANANILKNSRVVFNIKGNSYRLVVKFNYEKQWAFIRFIGTHTDYDKINADEI; from the coding sequence ATGAAAAGAATGATCGCAAAGCGAACGCTGAAAGAGTTTTGGGAACTCCATTCTGATGCGGAACAATATTTGAAAACCTGGTGTGATATCGCTAAAAATTCTAATTGGCAATCGCCTAATGATGTAAAGCAATCTTTTGCTAATGCAAATATTTTGAAAAACAGCAGAGTTGTTTTCAACATTAAGGGAAATTCTTATCGTTTGGTGGTGAAATTTAATTATGAAAAACAGTGGGCGTTTATCCGTTTTATAGGTACTCATACTGATTACGACAAGATAAATGCTGACGAAATTTAA
- the lysS gene encoding lysine--tRNA ligase, translating to MSLSEQELIRREKLQKLTAMGIDAFPAAEYKITDTTKTIKENFEENKKVQIAGRLMSRRIQGKASFAELQDSEGKIQVYFNRDEICPDDDKELYNEVYKHLLDIGDIIGVEGELFKTQVGEMTVMVKNFTLLTKTLRPLPLPKVDADGNIFDGFTDPELRYRQRYVDLTVNPQVKEVFVKRTKMFNAMRTFFNDAGYFEVETPILQSIPGGAAARPFITHHNALDIPLYLRIANELYLKRLIVGGFDGVYEFSKNFRNEGMDRTHNPEFTAMEIYVAYKDYNWMMDFTEKLLEFTAIQVNGTTESKFGEHTINWKAPYPRVSMTEAIQKFTGFDITGKTEQELFDFAKSIGIEVDDTMGKGKLIDEIFGEKCEGNFIQPTFITDYPIEMSPLTKKHRSKEGLTERFELMVCGKEIANAYSELNDPIDQRERFEAQLALSERGDDEAMFIDNDFLRALEYGMPPTSGLGIGMDRLIMFLTDNASIQEVLFFPQMKPEKSEVRGLKSEDVIAIADLTEDEKIILEILNSQEEPMGLSEVKERSQLSGKKWDKATKNLSKNNMMRVEKIGENLMMKLV from the coding sequence ATGTCGTTATCAGAACAGGAATTGATCCGCCGCGAAAAATTACAGAAACTTACCGCAATGGGAATCGACGCATTCCCCGCTGCAGAATATAAAATCACCGATACCACCAAAACCATCAAAGAAAATTTTGAGGAAAATAAAAAGGTGCAGATCGCAGGACGACTTATGTCGAGAAGAATTCAGGGAAAGGCAAGTTTTGCCGAACTGCAGGATTCCGAAGGTAAGATCCAGGTTTATTTTAACCGAGATGAAATCTGTCCCGACGACGACAAAGAGCTCTACAACGAAGTTTACAAACACCTTTTAGACATCGGCGACATCATCGGTGTTGAAGGCGAACTGTTTAAAACCCAGGTTGGTGAAATGACGGTGATGGTTAAGAATTTCACACTCTTAACTAAAACGCTCCGTCCACTCCCGTTACCAAAAGTGGATGCCGACGGAAATATCTTCGATGGATTTACCGACCCAGAATTGCGATACAGACAGCGTTATGTAGATTTAACCGTAAATCCGCAGGTGAAGGAAGTTTTTGTGAAAAGAACCAAAATGTTCAACGCGATGCGTACTTTCTTCAATGATGCGGGATATTTTGAGGTAGAAACTCCGATCCTTCAGTCGATTCCGGGAGGTGCAGCAGCGAGACCTTTCATCACCCATCACAATGCTTTGGACATTCCTTTATATTTAAGAATTGCCAACGAGCTTTATCTGAAAAGGCTAATTGTAGGCGGTTTCGACGGGGTTTATGAATTCTCGAAAAACTTCAGAAACGAAGGGATGGACAGAACCCATAATCCTGAATTTACGGCAATGGAAATCTATGTTGCCTACAAAGACTACAACTGGATGATGGATTTCACTGAAAAACTTTTGGAATTCACAGCGATTCAGGTGAATGGAACCACAGAATCCAAATTCGGCGAACATACCATCAACTGGAAAGCGCCGTATCCACGAGTTTCGATGACAGAAGCGATTCAGAAATTTACGGGATTTGATATTACAGGAAAAACTGAACAGGAATTGTTTGATTTTGCTAAATCCATCGGTATTGAAGTAGATGACACGATGGGCAAAGGAAAACTCATCGACGAAATTTTTGGCGAAAAATGTGAAGGAAACTTCATTCAGCCGACTTTCATCACGGATTATCCGATCGAGATGTCGCCATTAACCAAGAAACACAGAAGCAAAGAAGGCCTCACCGAACGTTTCGAACTGATGGTTTGCGGTAAAGAAATCGCCAACGCTTATTCGGAACTGAACGACCCGATTGACCAAAGAGAGCGTTTCGAGGCGCAGTTGGCACTTTCGGAAAGAGGTGATGACGAGGCGATGTTCATCGATAACGATTTTCTTCGCGCTTTGGAATACGGAATGCCGCCAACTTCAGGATTAGGAATCGGAATGGATCGTCTGATCATGTTTTTAACGGATAATGCGTCGATTCAGGAAGTGCTTTTCTTTCCGCAGATGAAACCGGAGAAGTCGGAAGTCCGAGGTCTGAAGTCCGAAGATGTCATTGCTATCGCAGATTTGACAGAAGACGAAAAAATCATTTTGGAAATTCTGAATTCCCAGGAAGAGCCGATGGGTTTGTCAGAAGTGAAAGAACGCAGCCAACTTTCCGGGAAAAAATGGGATAAGGCGACGAAAAATTTATCGAAGAATAATATGATGAGGGTTGAAAAAATTGGCGAGAATTTGATGATGAAGTTGGTGTAA
- a CDS encoding efflux RND transporter permease subunit has product MLNKIIEFSIKNKLIIILMTLGLVIYGLFELKKLPIDAVPDITDNQVQIITVSPSLGATDVERFITFPLEQVNNNIQGIKQMRSFSRFGLSVITIVFKEDVNLYLARQQVAERLQQVDIPTSLGTPAMAPISTGLGEIYQYILRPKKGYEHRYNAMQLRTIQDWVVRRQLLGTEGVADVASFGGDLKQYEVAINPATLKSMGVTMTEVFDALQKNNQNTGGAYIEKGPSVLFIRTEGLMGKIPDIENTVVKNLPDGTPILVKNIGTVQYGKAIRYGAMTYNGEGEVAGAVVMMMKGANSNQVTAKVKDRIAEIEKTLPEGVKLDPFLDRTKMVNNAISTVSKNLIEGALIVIFVLVLFLGNMRAGFLVASVIPLSMLFAIIMMNIFGVSGNLMSLGALDFGLIVDGAVIIVEAVLHRIPHLKNFQSKKVSQSFMDDEVYTSASKMMNSAVFGQIIILIVYLPILSLQGVEGKMFKPMAQTVIFALLGAFILSLTYIPMMSSLVLSKKIENKKTFSEKMMEKLENFYDKTLTQVIKIHNLAFFSVVALFFFAMFIMSRLGGEFIPSLPEGDFAVDTRVLPGSNLKTSTDAVLKSQQILLKKFPEIEKIVGKTGSSEIPTDPMPIDASDMMIILKPRKEWTSAKTYDDLAEKMSAELKKNIIGVTYSFQYPVAMRFNELMTGARQDVVIKIFGENLDTLKVYAEKMGEISKKIQGAQNIYVEPVSGMPQIIITYHREALSQYGLNVNDVNNIVNTAFAGQATGSVFEGEKKFDLVVRLSGDKRKNVEDVNNLLIPTPIGVEIPLSAVASVELKESVNQIQRENAQRRIIVGFNVRERDIQSTVEDLQAKVEKEMKLPAGYSVKYGGTFENLQQAKSRLAIAVPVSLLLILLMLYFAFNSVKYGLLIFSAIPLSAIGGILSLWMRDMNFSISAGVGFIALFGVAVLNGIVLVAEFNRQKHTHSDLREVVKIGGKTRLRPVLMTAFVASLGFLPMATSTGEGAEVQRPLATVVIGGLLLATLLTLYLLPIMYMWFEKHLPDRRRKLHKMQDSEDGYELEA; this is encoded by the coding sequence ATGCTAAATAAGATCATAGAATTTTCTATTAAGAACAAACTGATCATCATCTTGATGACGCTCGGTTTGGTAATTTACGGACTATTTGAACTCAAAAAACTGCCGATCGACGCAGTACCCGATATTACCGACAATCAGGTGCAGATCATCACCGTTTCCCCAAGTTTGGGCGCGACCGATGTGGAGCGTTTCATCACGTTTCCGTTGGAGCAGGTCAATAACAATATTCAGGGAATCAAGCAGATGCGGAGTTTCTCGCGTTTCGGTTTGTCGGTGATTACCATTGTTTTCAAAGAAGATGTCAATCTGTATCTTGCCCGTCAACAAGTTGCGGAACGTTTGCAGCAAGTCGATATTCCGACCAGTTTGGGAACTCCCGCGATGGCGCCGATTTCTACTGGTTTGGGCGAAATTTACCAATACATTCTCCGTCCGAAAAAAGGATACGAACACCGTTACAATGCGATGCAGTTGCGAACAATTCAGGATTGGGTGGTTCGACGACAGCTCCTCGGAACCGAAGGTGTTGCAGATGTTGCCAGTTTTGGCGGCGATCTGAAACAGTATGAAGTAGCGATAAATCCAGCAACACTCAAATCGATGGGTGTTACGATGACTGAGGTTTTCGACGCGCTCCAGAAAAATAACCAGAACACCGGTGGTGCCTATATCGAAAAAGGACCGAGCGTTCTTTTCATCAGAACAGAAGGTTTGATGGGGAAAATTCCGGACATCGAAAATACGGTCGTGAAAAATCTTCCCGACGGAACACCGATTCTTGTTAAAAACATCGGAACAGTACAGTACGGAAAAGCAATCCGTTACGGAGCTATGACTTACAACGGTGAAGGCGAAGTTGCGGGAGCTGTTGTAATGATGATGAAAGGCGCAAACTCGAACCAGGTCACCGCGAAAGTAAAAGACAGAATCGCCGAAATCGAGAAAACCTTACCAGAAGGCGTGAAACTTGATCCGTTCCTTGACCGGACAAAAATGGTAAACAACGCCATTTCCACCGTTTCTAAAAACCTGATTGAAGGTGCACTGATCGTGATTTTCGTATTGGTTTTATTCCTCGGAAATATGCGCGCCGGATTTTTGGTGGCGTCTGTAATTCCGCTCTCCATGCTGTTTGCGATCATTATGATGAATATTTTCGGGGTCTCCGGAAACCTCATGAGTTTGGGGGCGCTCGATTTCGGGCTGATTGTGGATGGTGCGGTGATTATTGTGGAAGCGGTTCTGCACCGGATTCCTCACTTGAAAAACTTCCAAAGCAAGAAGGTTTCCCAGTCGTTTATGGATGATGAAGTTTATACTTCCGCGAGCAAAATGATGAACTCCGCAGTTTTCGGACAAATCATCATCCTCATCGTTTACCTTCCGATTTTATCGTTGCAGGGTGTGGAAGGAAAAATGTTCAAACCAATGGCGCAGACTGTGATCTTTGCACTTTTGGGAGCATTCATCCTTTCATTGACCTATATTCCGATGATGAGTTCGTTGGTGCTTTCTAAAAAAATTGAAAACAAGAAAACCTTCTCCGAGAAAATGATGGAGAAGCTCGAAAATTTCTACGACAAGACTTTGACTCAGGTTATCAAAATCCACAACCTTGCGTTTTTCAGTGTGGTCGCGTTATTCTTTTTTGCCATGTTTATCATGTCGAGATTGGGTGGCGAGTTTATCCCGTCACTTCCGGAAGGCGACTTCGCGGTCGATACAAGAGTTTTGCCGGGAAGTAACCTGAAAACATCAACCGACGCGGTACTAAAATCTCAACAGATTTTATTAAAAAAATTCCCGGAAATTGAAAAAATCGTTGGGAAAACCGGTAGTTCAGAAATCCCTACCGATCCGATGCCGATTGATGCAAGTGATATGATGATTATCCTAAAACCCCGTAAAGAATGGACTTCCGCAAAAACTTACGACGACCTCGCTGAAAAAATGTCAGCCGAACTGAAGAAAAACATCATCGGTGTGACTTATTCTTTCCAATATCCGGTGGCGATGCGTTTTAATGAATTAATGACGGGAGCAAGACAGGATGTGGTGATTAAAATCTTTGGCGAAAACCTCGATACACTTAAAGTTTATGCCGAAAAAATGGGCGAAATTTCCAAGAAAATCCAAGGAGCGCAAAATATCTATGTGGAACCTGTTTCGGGAATGCCACAGATTATCATCACTTATCATCGGGAAGCGCTTTCGCAATATGGTTTGAATGTGAATGATGTGAACAATATCGTGAATACGGCATTTGCAGGACAAGCGACAGGTTCCGTTTTTGAGGGTGAGAAAAAATTCGATTTGGTAGTTCGTTTAAGCGGCGATAAAAGAAAAAATGTGGAAGACGTAAACAACCTCTTAATCCCTACACCAATCGGGGTCGAAATTCCGCTAAGTGCGGTCGCAAGTGTGGAACTGAAAGAAAGTGTAAACCAGATTCAGCGTGAAAATGCACAGCGAAGGATTATCGTAGGTTTCAACGTTCGTGAACGCGACATCCAGTCAACCGTGGAAGATTTGCAGGCGAAAGTTGAGAAGGAAATGAAACTTCCAGCCGGCTATTCTGTGAAGTATGGCGGAACTTTTGAAAATCTTCAGCAGGCAAAATCTCGACTTGCCATCGCGGTACCGGTCAGTTTACTTTTGATCTTGCTGATGCTCTATTTTGCGTTCAATTCCGTGAAGTATGGTTTGCTTATTTTCTCGGCAATTCCACTTTCAGCGATTGGGGGAATTCTCTCGCTTTGGATGCGGGATATGAATTTCAGTATTTCTGCAGGTGTCGGTTTTATCGCATTATTCGGGGTTGCTGTATTAAATGGTATCGTGCTCGTCGCAGAATTCAACCGGCAAAAACATACCCATTCCGATTTGCGTGAAGTGGTAAAAATTGGTGGGAAAACCAGATTACGACCGGTTCTGATGACTGCTTTCGTGGCATCTTTAGGTTTCTTACCGATGGCGACTTCCACAGGTGAAGGCGCAGAAGTTCAAAGACCTTTGGCAACGGTAGTAATCGGCGGATTACTCTTGGCAACGCTGCTTACGCTTTATTTATTGCCGATTATGTACATGTGGTTTGAAAAACATTTGCCAGACAGAAGACGAAAACTTCATAAAATGCAGGATAGTGAGGATGGTTATGAGTTGGAAGCGTGA